A stretch of Desulfobacter hydrogenophilus DNA encodes these proteins:
- a CDS encoding peroxiredoxin family protein, with translation MKYKECIIMKMKSMWLYILVFLTSTIYPVYSYGNPLAEGKELPDMELTIPENQEHQQYLGITGEGTFKIPQIKTKVVIIEIFSMYCPHCQREAPTINEFYRKIENSKNLKGKVKLIGIGAGNSDFEMEFFKKKYDVPFPLFPDGDFSIHQKIGEVRTPYFIGLKILDNGKATIFYSQLGGPKNAKQFLNRILKRSGLE, from the coding sequence TTGAAATATAAGGAGTGTATCATTATGAAAATGAAATCTATGTGGCTATATATACTGGTTTTTCTGACTTCAACAATATATCCTGTCTATTCGTATGGCAATCCACTGGCTGAGGGCAAAGAACTTCCTGACATGGAGCTGACCATTCCAGAAAATCAGGAACACCAACAATATCTGGGTATAACAGGGGAAGGTACTTTTAAAATACCCCAAATAAAAACAAAGGTGGTGATCATTGAAATTTTTAGTATGTACTGCCCTCACTGTCAAAGGGAAGCACCGACTATAAATGAATTTTATCGAAAAATAGAAAATAGCAAAAACTTAAAAGGCAAAGTAAAGCTCATCGGAATTGGTGCGGGTAACTCCGATTTTGAGATGGAGTTTTTCAAAAAAAAGTATGACGTACCGTTTCCGCTTTTTCCGGATGGAGATTTTTCCATTCACCAAAAAATCGGCGAGGTCAGAACACCCTATTTTATCGGTCTCAAAATATTGGACAACGGAAAAGCGACCATATTTTATTCACAGCTTGGTGGCCCCAAAAATGCCAAGCAGTTTCTAAACAGGATTTTAAAACGTTCAGGATTGGAATAA
- a CDS encoding peroxiredoxin, with product MGKHLFFITIFFVVSGFLGGNAFGLSDAFKNNIYNPGNLKPIDSVLKLKVGEKVPDFTLPSISGEKISLYQLKGKKNVVISFVPAAWTPVCSDQWPGYNIAKSIFDENDAVLLGITVDSIPTLFAWTNQMGTLWFHVLSDFWPHGKVADMFGVLRSDGVSERALFVIDKEGILQYANVGDINKRPDLKDLANELEKLKNR from the coding sequence ATGGGAAAGCATCTATTTTTTATTACCATTTTTTTTGTTGTTTCTGGGTTTTTAGGTGGCAATGCCTTTGGACTTTCAGACGCATTTAAAAATAACATATACAATCCGGGCAACTTAAAACCGATAGACAGCGTATTGAAACTGAAAGTCGGTGAAAAAGTTCCTGATTTTACGCTTCCTTCGATATCGGGAGAAAAGATTTCTCTTTATCAATTAAAGGGGAAAAAGAATGTGGTTATATCCTTTGTTCCGGCTGCCTGGACCCCGGTATGCTCTGACCAATGGCCGGGATATAATATTGCAAAATCTATATTTGACGAAAATGATGCTGTTCTTCTTGGAATTACGGTTGATAGCATTCCTACATTATTTGCATGGACGAACCAGATGGGGACATTGTGGTTTCATGTCCTTTCTGATTTTTGGCCCCATGGTAAAGTGGCGGACATGTTCGGTGTTCTTCGCTCTGATGGCGTCAGCGAAAGAGCTCTGTTTGTTATAGATAAAGAAGGGATTCTGCAATATGCTAATGTCGGGGATATCAATAAAAGGCCGGATCTAAAAGATCTCGCAAATGAGCTTGAAAAGTTGAAAAACAGATAG
- the glpK gene encoding glycerol kinase GlpK: MSKIIMALDQGTTNSRTILYNEKGETIAVAGEEFSCQYPKDGWVEQEAEDIWRSQKNTMDAVLKKAKLNLGDVAAIGIANQRETIIAWNKETGKPVGKAIVWQCRRTADYCDCLKAEGFDKVIKEKTGLVTDAYFSGSKIRWILRHNIEARELANKGTLKVGTVDAWLIWKLTAGAVHATDVSNASRTMIFNIHDLKYDPVLMEKLDIPEDILPKVKASSGIFGKTDKKLFGHEIPIAGVAGDQQAALFGQAAYEKGMTKITHGTGCFMMMNTGAEAIESPSGLLTTIGWQIGDRVTYALEGSVFIAGALMQWMRDDLDFFTDVAQIEEMATAIPSSEGLYIVPAFVGLGAPYWDPYARGAMLGITRGTTKNHIIRAGVQSLAYQANDLIGAMVKDSGIKLQTVKVDGGASANNYLCQFQADILGVSLSRPKNVETTAMGAAYLAGLAVGVWTDMDQIKSFWQEDRCFHLNQSQEKVDECLRGWKKAVDRAKSWAKD; this comes from the coding sequence ATGTCCAAAATCATCATGGCCCTGGATCAGGGTACAACAAATTCTCGTACCATCCTTTATAATGAAAAGGGTGAAACCATTGCTGTTGCAGGTGAAGAATTCTCCTGTCAGTACCCAAAAGACGGTTGGGTGGAGCAGGAAGCTGAAGACATATGGAGATCCCAAAAAAACACAATGGATGCCGTCCTTAAAAAAGCAAAGCTCAACCTGGGTGATGTGGCTGCCATCGGTATTGCCAACCAGAGGGAAACCATCATTGCCTGGAACAAAGAAACAGGCAAACCGGTGGGCAAGGCCATTGTCTGGCAATGCCGTCGGACGGCGGATTACTGCGACTGTTTAAAGGCGGAAGGATTTGATAAAGTCATCAAAGAAAAAACCGGCCTGGTGACCGACGCCTATTTCAGCGGGTCCAAAATCCGCTGGATTTTGCGACACAACATAGAAGCCCGGGAACTGGCCAATAAAGGAACATTGAAGGTGGGAACCGTGGATGCCTGGCTGATCTGGAAGTTGACGGCAGGAGCCGTCCATGCCACAGATGTAAGCAATGCGAGCCGGACCATGATTTTCAATATTCATGATCTTAAGTACGATCCGGTTCTGATGGAAAAATTGGACATTCCCGAAGATATTCTTCCCAAGGTCAAAGCTTCCAGCGGCATATTCGGCAAAACCGACAAAAAACTGTTCGGCCATGAAATACCGATTGCCGGTGTCGCAGGGGACCAGCAGGCCGCTTTGTTCGGACAGGCCGCTTATGAAAAGGGAATGACAAAGATCACTCACGGAACCGGTTGCTTTATGATGATGAATACCGGGGCCGAAGCCATTGAATCGCCCTCGGGGCTGCTCACAACTATCGGTTGGCAGATCGGCGATAGGGTCACTTATGCGTTGGAAGGTTCGGTGTTTATTGCGGGTGCACTGATGCAGTGGATGCGGGATGACCTGGATTTTTTTACTGATGTGGCCCAAATCGAAGAGATGGCCACTGCCATACCCTCATCCGAAGGGCTTTATATTGTGCCTGCTTTTGTCGGCCTGGGCGCTCCCTATTGGGATCCCTATGCCCGAGGGGCCATGCTGGGCATTACCCGGGGAACAACGAAAAATCATATTATCCGGGCCGGGGTTCAATCCCTTGCTTACCAGGCTAACGACTTGATCGGCGCCATGGTTAAAGATTCGGGCATTAAATTACAAACCGTTAAAGTGGACGGCGGGGCCAGTGCGAACAATTATCTATGCCAGTTCCAGGCGGACATCCTGGGCGTCTCTTTGAGCCGTCCCAAGAATGTGGAAACCACTGCCATGGGGGCGGCGTACCTTGCCGGTCTTGCCGTAGGTGTATGGACGGACATGGACCAGATTAAATCCTTCTGGCAGGAAGACCGTTGCTTTCATCTGAACCAAAGCCAGGAAAAGGTGGATGAATGCCTGCGAGGCTGGAAAAAAGCTGTGGACCGGGCAAAGTCCTGGGCCAAAGATTGA
- a CDS encoding iron-containing alcohol dehydrogenase — MQDFNYHNPTKVYFGKTALDNLVHELETQDVSNVLFVYGGGSIKANGVYDTVMKALKQCRINIVEHAGVKGNPSLNHARNGVAKAKENNVDLIIAAGGGSVMDEAKAVAAGALVPFDVWDFYCKKETVAESIALFAIPTLPATSSEMNGISVLCNDETNEKFNIIAQGILNPVAAFLDPQTTYTLSLQQTAYACTDIISHLTESYFTTSSDELALQGRIIEGLVKTVMEAMDVIMEKPDDYDARASFMWTATLAWSGIVQVGIPDWGMPCHSLEMSMSGYHDTAHGAGLSVLTPSWMKHAATVHLTRILTFGRNILGINTDNVDDVIEGLKKFYRSIGAPTTFLEAGIENPEIEIMTDLANKVFKSRGIPGYSRDEIRRIYKNCC; from the coding sequence ATGCAAGATTTTAACTACCATAATCCGACAAAAGTATATTTCGGTAAAACAGCACTGGACAACCTTGTCCATGAGCTGGAAACACAAGACGTCTCAAATGTGCTCTTTGTCTACGGTGGCGGAAGTATTAAAGCCAACGGTGTCTACGATACGGTAATGAAAGCTTTGAAACAGTGCAGAATAAACATTGTTGAACATGCAGGCGTAAAAGGTAATCCTTCACTGAATCACGCCCGTAACGGAGTGGCCAAAGCAAAAGAAAACAATGTTGATCTTATTATCGCAGCAGGGGGCGGCAGCGTCATGGATGAAGCCAAGGCTGTTGCTGCCGGAGCATTGGTGCCCTTTGATGTTTGGGATTTCTACTGCAAAAAGGAAACCGTGGCAGAATCTATAGCGCTTTTTGCCATTCCGACGCTTCCGGCAACAAGTTCGGAAATGAACGGCATATCAGTTCTATGCAATGATGAAACAAATGAAAAATTTAATATAATTGCCCAGGGGATTTTGAACCCTGTTGCAGCCTTTCTTGACCCGCAAACAACTTATACTTTGTCACTTCAGCAGACAGCATATGCGTGTACTGATATTATTTCACATCTCACCGAAAGTTATTTCACAACATCCTCAGATGAACTTGCATTGCAGGGCCGTATCATAGAGGGGCTGGTAAAAACTGTAATGGAAGCAATGGATGTAATAATGGAAAAGCCCGACGATTATGATGCACGTGCCTCATTTATGTGGACAGCCACACTTGCCTGGAGCGGGATTGTTCAGGTTGGTATTCCAGACTGGGGAATGCCCTGCCATTCACTTGAAATGTCAATGAGCGGGTACCACGATACCGCTCACGGAGCAGGCCTTTCAGTCCTCACGCCGTCCTGGATGAAACACGCTGCGACAGTTCATCTAACCCGCATTCTTACATTTGGGCGCAATATACTTGGCATTAATACAGACAATGTTGACGATGTAATTGAAGGGCTAAAAAAGTTCTATCGCTCAATCGGAGCACCGACAACATTCCTGGAAGCAGGTATTGAGAATCCGGAAATAGAAATTATGACAGACCTTGCTAATAAGGTGTTTAAAAGCCGTGGTATTCCGGGGTACTCCCGTGATGAAATAAGAAGGATATACAAAAACTGCTGTTAA
- a CDS encoding toll/interleukin-1 receptor domain-containing protein, which yields MKIFISHSSKNKDYGTLLVELLRNLGIREDEIIFTSNVAYGIPVGQNIFHWLKYQIEEKPFVVYLLSEQYYESIACLNEMGAAWIVENNHAAIFIPDFDLSSKEFQSGALDPREIGFHINDEERVFILYSITINYF from the coding sequence ATGAAAATATTTATATCACATTCTTCAAAAAATAAAGATTACGGGACGTTGCTTGTAGAACTTCTTAGAAATCTTGGTATCAGAGAAGACGAGATAATATTCACAAGTAATGTTGCATATGGAATACCTGTTGGTCAAAATATTTTTCATTGGTTAAAATATCAAATTGAGGAAAAACCGTTCGTTGTATATTTACTCTCTGAACAGTATTACGAAAGTATCGCTTGTCTAAATGAAATGGGAGCTGCGTGGATAGTTGAAAATAACCATGCTGCTATTTTTATTCCGGATTTCGACTTATCAAGTAAGGAGTTTCAAAGTGGTGCGTTGGACCCAAGGGAAATTGGATTTCACATTAATGATGAAGAGAGAGTTTTTATCCTTTATTCAATTACTATCAACTATTTTTAA